A genomic region of Clostridia bacterium contains the following coding sequences:
- a CDS encoding ammonium transporter, whose translation MFSATDTIWVLVATALVFSMQAGFAMVETGFTRAKNAGNIIMKNLMDFALGAIVFWIIGFGLMHGSSLLGGVIGKPDFFILGEYGPGNIPTSVFVIFQTVFAATAATIVSGAMAERTKFIAYCIYSIVITAIIYPISGHWIWGGGWLAKLGFHDFAGSTAVHLVGGVAAFIGAAMLGPRIGKYGKDKKPKAILGHSITLGALGVFILWFGWFGFNPGSQLAASSDGDLLAIGKVFFNTNIAACAGATVAMIITWIQFKKPDISMTLNGALGGLVAITAGCDAVSPLGALIIGIVGGVVVVFAVQFLDKVLKIDDPVGAVAVHGVCGAVGTILVGLFSESEGLFYGHGAKLLGVQTLGVLVVIAWVGVTMTLLFFILKKTVGIRVSAKEELAGLDISEHGLVSAYADFMPSSEIRFDGAHEEMGEVAQPVLMEEAVPVVHKPKSSSASDVKMTKIDIITNESKFETLKEALNKIGITGMTVTNVMGYGMQKGYKTEFYRGVEVGVKLLPKIRLEIVVCKIPVSTVIETAKKALYTGSIGDGKIFVYDVENVIKVRTGEEGFDALQDEE comes from the coding sequence ATGTTTTCAGCAACAGACACGATTTGGGTTTTGGTGGCAACAGCATTAGTTTTTTCAATGCAAGCTGGTTTTGCCATGGTTGAAACAGGTTTTACCCGTGCCAAGAACGCAGGTAACATTATAATGAAAAACTTAATGGACTTTGCGCTCGGTGCAATAGTGTTTTGGATTATTGGTTTTGGACTAATGCACGGTTCGTCATTGCTAGGCGGTGTGATTGGAAAACCTGATTTCTTTATATTGGGAGAATACGGACCGGGTAATATTCCTACTTCAGTTTTTGTAATCTTTCAAACAGTGTTTGCGGCAACAGCAGCAACAATTGTTTCAGGTGCTATGGCAGAACGTACAAAATTCATCGCTTATTGTATATATAGCATCGTGATTACTGCGATAATTTATCCTATTTCAGGACATTGGATTTGGGGCGGCGGATGGCTTGCTAAACTTGGTTTCCATGATTTTGCGGGTTCAACTGCAGTTCACTTAGTAGGCGGAGTAGCTGCCTTCATTGGTGCTGCAATGCTTGGACCTCGTATTGGAAAATATGGTAAAGATAAAAAGCCCAAGGCTATTTTGGGACATAGCATTACCTTAGGCGCTTTGGGTGTATTTATCCTTTGGTTTGGATGGTTTGGATTTAACCCTGGCTCACAATTGGCAGCATCTTCTGACGGAGATTTGTTAGCTATAGGAAAAGTATTTTTTAATACAAATATAGCGGCTTGTGCTGGTGCGACTGTGGCTATGATTATAACATGGATTCAATTTAAAAAGCCTGATATATCAATGACACTAAATGGTGCTTTAGGCGGACTTGTAGCGATTACGGCAGGCTGCGACGCTGTATCTCCTTTAGGTGCGCTTATAATTGGTATAGTTGGTGGAGTAGTGGTAGTGTTTGCTGTTCAGTTCTTGGATAAAGTGCTAAAAATTGACGATCCTGTTGGCGCTGTTGCAGTTCATGGCGTTTGCGGTGCAGTTGGCACAATTCTCGTTGGATTGTTTTCAGAAAGTGAAGGATTGTTCTATGGACACGGCGCAAAATTGCTAGGCGTGCAAACTCTAGGCGTATTAGTAGTTATTGCATGGGTAGGCGTTACAATGACACTATTGTTCTTTATTTTGAAAAAGACAGTAGGTATTAGAGTCAGTGCAAAAGAAGAGCTTGCTGGTCTTGATATATCTGAACACGGTCTTGTTAGCGCATATGCTGATTTTATGCCGTCTAGTGAAATAAGATTTGACGGAGCGCATGAGGAAATGGGTGAAGTTGCTCAACCCGTATTAATGGAAGAGGCTGTACCTGTTGTTCATAAGCCTAAGTCTTCATCAGCTTCTGATGTCAAGATGACCAAAATTGATATTATTACTAATGAATCAAAATTTGAAACTCTGAAAGAAGCTCTCAATAAAATTGGCATTACAGGCATGACTGTTACCAATGTAATGGGTTACGGAATGCAAAAAGGCTATAAGACTGAGTTTTATCGCGGTGTAGAAGTCGGCGTCAAATTATTGCCCAAAATTCGTCTTGAAATAGTCGTATGCAAAATTCCTGTCAGCACAGTAATAGAAACAGCCAAAAAAGCACTTTATACTGGCTCTATTGGCGACGGTAAGATTTTTGTATATGATGTAGAAAATGTTATAAAAGTCCGTACTGGCGAAGAAGGCTTTGACGCATTGCAAGATGAAGAATAA